The following proteins are encoded in a genomic region of Rissa tridactyla isolate bRisTri1 chromosome 5, bRisTri1.patW.cur.20221130, whole genome shotgun sequence:
- the ATOH1 gene encoding transcription factor ATOH1: protein MSLPRGVWAEGAREPAAGAESGGGCGFGAGWLGVCCAGRLPAASPRYLLPAEEEEAAAEGGGGSGARGASAGGGRPRGGGAGGGGLRSQVSGVQKQRRLAANARERRRMHGLNHAFDQLRNVIPSFNNDKKLSKYETLQMAQIYISALAELLHSPAATPDGPGKADHRGAPFEPPCAAGAGPPPGPPAPPPGPPRASPPGHGRTRFPPPPPAAGGYSVPLDPLHFPSFAEGALMGQRAPSPALLMPQPGPPPQERSKTSPRSHRSDGEFSPRSHYSDSDEAS, encoded by the coding sequence ATGAGCCTGCCGCGCGGCGTCTGGGCGGAGGGCGCgcgggagccggcggcgggcgcggagtcCGGCGGCGGGTGCGGATTCGGAGCGGGCTGGCTCGGGGTGTGCTGCGCCGGCCGCCTGCCCGCCGCCTCTCCGCGCTACCTGCTgcccgccgaggaggaggaggcggcggcggagggcggcggagggagcggggcgcggggcgcgtcggcgggcggcgggcggccgcggggcggtggtgccgggggcggcgggctgCGGTCGCAGGTGAGCGGCGTGCAGAAGCAGCGGCGGCTGGCGGCCAAcgcgcgggagcggcggcggaTGCACGGGCTGAACCACGCCTTCGACCAGCTGCGGAACGTCATCCCCTCCTTCAACAACGACAAGAAGCTCTCCAAGTACGAGACGCTGCAGATGGCGCAGATCTACATCAGCGCCCTGGCCGAGCTGCTCCAcagccccgccgccacccccgaCGGCCCCGGCAAGGCCGACCACCGCGGGGCTCCCTTCGAGCCCCCCtgcgccgccggggccgggccgccgccggggccgccggcgccgccgccggggccgccgagAGCCTCCCCCCCCGGGCACGGCAGGACTcgcttccccccgccgccgccggccgcggggGGTTACTCGGTGCCGCTCGACCCGCTGCACTTCCCCTCCTTTGCGGAGGGCGCCCTGATGGGACAGAGAGCCCCTTCCCCCGCCCTCCTCATGCCGCAGCCCGGGCCGCCGCCGCAGGAGAGGAGCAAAACGTCGCCCCGATCCCACAGGAGCGACGGGGAGTTCTCGCCCCGCTCCCACTACAGCGACTCGGACGAGGCGAGCTAG